atgtatATTTGAAAGGGCAGCTCATGATGAATAAACACTAGCTTCTACAGGGGAAAAGTTGTTTGCTTAAGGTTCAGCCTGCAGGGGGACAAATGGCTTTGAACACCAGAGAGTAAAAATCATTAGTCTTTCACTGTGCAAAGAGTTACCTGAGAGGTCAAGTCTGcctttaaacatatttatttaacttgagTCGCCACTTGTCTTTAGCTCAAGGTTTTTCATAGCAGCAGGATTTCTTACTGGGACAAATGTCGAGATTCTGGTAATactttgtcaaataaatatacattagCTGTGTTTGGTTTTGGAGTGTATTCCATATCTATTGCCCATGTGATATAATTGTTGCCTTCGACATTGAATGCAAAAATGGAAATGCTTCCTTTACCACTAGAAGTTAGAAAGATTGTCTAACTTCATTAGGTGGGTCTGAAGAAATAGGTTTATCATAATGAACTGTGACTgttgtaactgtaactgttgtactgctgaaaaaaaaaaagcgagaGCCTTAAATAAAGTGGGAGAAAATATCCAAACCTATAACACCACCTTTACACACACCTGACATTACCTTGAGTTTagctaatgtacagtatatgagtAATATGGTAATACTATGATAATACAGGCTGTGTTTTACTCTGGACAAGGTCCAAACCCAGTTTCGATACAGTCCTGATGTCTCACATGTTCTCGACATATCAGCCACAGGCAAATTGGTTTCAGTTCACTACAATCATATCAGTATTTACTTTAGTCTGACTGGTGCCATGATACAGAGCACCCACCCCAACAACAGCGTTATTTAGTATCGCTTAACACAGCCCGgctgacacatactgtagaacAATTGTCAACCAGTAAATAAACTTCAGAAACACTTAATTTAGTTTAAGATGCATATACAGTAACAACACCAAAATCTCTTAAAAGGCTTTAGTATTTGAAAGAAACTTCATGACTGTCTCTGTTTAGTATATCAAGACATCAAAAGGCATGAACAAGCATACTTTGTTGTGGTTTCAAGCTCATAGTACAGTGTCTTCTCTCAGGGTGTTTATACACCTTATCCTGGATCACAACTGTGTAATGCTCAATGTAATGAGTATCCTGCCTGATTTTTCCATAATTAGGATATGACTCATCCAATAAGCTGTAAACAGGATACAGTCTGCTGGATGTACAGGGTTTTGTCAACCATTAAAATATAAGATTGAATGTTGAATGTCAGGCGACAAGTAAACATGAATGGCTGCTGAAGGTAAGAACAGCTCTGTTGAAGCACCTGCAAatcttaaaaagtatttttcccaaacattcatttttcatgacTAAATAAGCAACAATCACAGATAGAGTTAAGAAAAATAAGCACTCTTGGGCGAAGGACTcttgtggaggaggggtgggggcacTTGCGCGATCACGGAAATCTTGGGTCATATGGACGCTCCAACAGTTCTTAGAATGTCTCGTGGCAGCAACAGGAACTACCCACTATAGCTTGGATtattttagcacaaagactggaaacatgaGAAAACAGCTAGTCTGGTTTTGTACGAAACTAACAAAATCGGAGTACCAGCATCTCCAATGCCCGGTTCAGATTACACAATATCAGCCCAGACTTTAGCCTGACCTGACCCGGCAGACGCAGGACTTTGGGTCATATGGGTAACAACATTAGCCGCCAGGCGcaacaatattttgttttaaccaTGTAGTGTGTggacaaaaattaaaatttttaatattacggtgcaaatctgtcatcataatagcaatgtgttaaggtacaaacgcgcctggcttttaacaCACTTGTGAaataatgaagacactaagaaCAACCTTGAACCATTCGTCtggcgcacagaccctttttccCACcaataaactagcaaaagtggattcgTACACGCTCTTAACGCACCTGTGCCAGGTATTTCACGCCGTGCacttagatcattaaaatagggcccatagTAGCAGTCATTAAAAGACGACAGCGAGTCTAGCGACCAACTAAATTTTAGGTTTTTCACAAACAGGCTCAGTGGTAGTGGttccttggccctgcagtcccatgtcaaagtgtccttgtgcaagacactgaaccccgagttgtccccgatgctgcgcatcagagtgtaaatgtgtgttggtgtttatctgatgagcaggtagcACCTTGCATGGCAGCCTCATccacatgaatgtgtgtgaatggtgtactatgtaaaagcgctttgagtagtgtTGGTCCCGACTTGGACCTTAGGTTCTTTGTTGGAAAGGATATTCTCAGACCTGAGTGAGTTGTAAATGGTCCACTTTATTATGCAAAATTCATTTTGGAGACATGCAGTTCATACAGCAAACACAAGCAACATACTCAGAGCTGAcagtctgaatgtctgactcttttcctcttcccttttctcttaTACTCTTATCTAGCCCTCGGTGCAAACACCCTTGTCACCAAGAGGAACAATAACCCACCAGCATGACAGGAAACACCTGCAAGCCTCATTCTGTTCAGCTAAGGCGCGTGCTTGGCAATACTCTAATCGATATGCAGAGTAGATGCTGAGTTTctataataaaacattgcagTCATAAACATGTGTCTGTGACCATTTGTTCAACTCACAACCCTTGTGATCGCACCCAATGACTCACCCAGACATTACCAGACATAGGGATGTAAGTGACTGGAACATCATTCAAAAGAAACAGTGATACAATCTGATTTATATCACAACTGTAGTTGTTAAGACTTAGACTATAAATACAGCCATTTACATCTacaaacacaatttacattaaaaaacatgagtCAAGTGTAATAATTAGAAATTAAAGAACCATATTATGTTCAGTTTATACTGACAAGAAATACTGAGCAGCATTAATCTTCACTAATACGCTCCACCCAACTTTTTCTGTACATGACTGGGCTGTGTGCAAACAAGCAGGGTCATTGGTGAAGTCCTTTTTTACTTCACACCTGCTTATATCAtattcaaacacacagccacactgCTGAGGAGAGCTGATAGCTTTTGAATcttgaattttctttttccactcgAGCCAGCAGAGAAAAGACAGCAGCATGGCAGCCACTCTCTGTCAAGTAATGGGTTTGCTTTTGAGTTTGTTAGGGGTGGCAGGTATAATCGCAGCGACGGGGATGGACCAGTGGGCAACCGAAGACCTCTTTGATAACCCTGTGACGGCCATTTTCTCCTACTCAGGCCTGTGGAATTCATGTGTCCGCCAGAGCTCCGGCTTCACAGAGTGCCGACCGTATTTCACCATTCTGGGACTGCCAGGTACGCTTGTATTTGTCATTAgcaacacagaaacaacatGGACAAATAATACTTCAAGGAACCACAAAACTTGAACAATAATTAAAAGAATTATAGTTTTCTGGTTGAATGCAGAAAATCCCcaaacctttttaatttttttagtttttaattttttacttcaaactaaaaataacattaaaaaaatatataaaaacacaataagtaCATGGCAACAAACACCACCCTTCATTACTAAgcgggagtgtgtgtgttaggggaGGGGGAGTAGCCATCGCCTTTGTATCTCGAAACTGGGACTCGTGAAAATGAGGTGAGATCTGATAAGCCCAGTTCCTTGTTGAAGCATACATAAGATAAGCCAGAGTTCAGACACTGCCATTTCACGACTCCATGACATGCTAGCTTTTTTTGATCAGGACTTCTAAAATGGCTGCCTCGATGATTCAGTTAATAGGATTCATGTTGTCCATGTTGGGGCAATTCCTAATATCAGCTGCGACAGCAATTGACATGTGGAGCTTGCAAGACCGATCATTTACAATCGTTACCAACGTGTACACCTATTCTGGGCTGTGGAACACATGTGTAGGGACATCATACGGTACTACACAGTGCAGGCCTTATTTTACCATACTAGGACTACCAGGTAAGAGAATCACTCTTAGagagaaaaattacatttatagaACATGTTGGTTGGATTAAGAAGAAAATTTTCCAATATACCTTGGAAggtacttttaaaaacattcaggAGGTTTTAAGGCAGATTTACTCTATTTCCCTCTCCTGCATAAAAATGCAgtggactgcagaaaagatgtGTCTCTCCGGGAATCAAATGGAAATTCGATGAGACATCCGAAGCTTAGCTGAGCAAGCACAAGCTTTACCGGAGTGTCACACAATGTAAAGTACATTTCCACACACTGTACTTAACAGCTGAAGGTAGTGTAGAACATATTGTACATAAGGTCTTAAAGGCTTAAGTCTAGAATAATACAGGTAATATCTCAGGCCGTTGAAAGATGGCATTTAGGTTCAATGTTTTACATGGTAACTTGATTTATATGATTTTATAATGCTGctgctgggggaaaaaatctgcattttttgttctttgttttcttgtaacTTAAAGACATGCCATGAGATTTTTAAGTCTGCTTTGAAGTACATTCTTTATATACATGTGAATGAGTATAATgttattatttgtcatttctgaaaaaatacattttttgagattTTAACCCAACACTTTCACAAGTAGTTAATGTACCTTAAGACATTTTTCACTCCCTCAAGTAATTTACTTTATAGTAATACTTTAGtcataatatttaattttacacatttaaaatgtatgcctGTCCTGTGATATATAGTACATTGGCAGTGGTGGGAGAAGCatcatcattcatttattaatcaTACGCttgcacattcttttttttttatctggaatCATCAACAGCATCttgtataaacaaaacaaaataaaaacacaagaaacacaaaTGTAGAGAAATCAAAGTTGAAATCAATACCTTAAAGTTCCTTGAAAATAGTACGGTTCTTGAGTAAATGCACTTATGTTATTTCTTTCCCCCCACTCTGCATTGACCACTTAAAAATCTATTTCATGAGAAACTTTTGTGATGACAAGTATTCTGAATGGTGTACCTTTGACTTTCAGCTCTGCTCCAAGCAGTGCGGGCCCTGATGATTGTTGGTATTGTCCTTGGAGCCATCGGCTGCCTCATCGCCATCTTTTCAATGAAGTGCTTGAAAATGGGGAACATGGAGGACAACATCAAAGCCACAATGACTCTGACTTCTGGAATTATGTTTCTTCTTGCAGGTGCATTAATGTATACAATGTCTAGTTCTGTTATTACAGCTAAACCATTGTGCACTAACTCCATTGTTTGCTCTTAATTTGTAGGCGTGTGTGGCATTGCTGGAGTGTCAGCCTTTGCTAACTTGATTGTGCAAAGTTTTCGCTTCACAACCTACGCAGATGGGGGGTTCAGCTCTTTTGGAGGAGCGGGTATTGGTGGACTCTCAGGAAATCTGACTCCAAGGTAAAGTCAAATTCAGATGGTGTTTTATCTGCTGTAGCACTTTACATTTTACTCAACAAGTCCTCCACCGTACAACAACATCGGGCCTTTTAATGCTGTCTTCTAATACAGGGTTGTCAAACTGAATTTtactaagggccacactggaaaaaagACAACCACACCAACATGCTTTTGTTTcactaaaaaattaaaatatctttgactgtggCCTATTACTTCATGTCTctttttaggacatttttttagctttttttgtgtctttctacaatgtttttgtcaaatttagggcatttttgtcaacaaaaagccctacaaaagtcagcaaaaaatctatttagcaaatcaagcaaaacaatgatttttttacagtaaccTGTTTTGCTATTTGTCTCAAAGCTATCTGAACTTGAAACactttcctgtgttttcctgtgtggcTAGCCAGTTCAGTTAGGTGTGCCAAAACCTTTTGTGAACGTAAATTTATATACATGCCGGATCTAAATCTCTAAATCTTCTGCATGCCTTGAATTAGACACGTTCTATAATACAACCCACAGAGTGTTGCGGTGTAACACTTCTTAAGCGTTGTGAAACAGTTGCAGTTTGGTTATGTTTGGCCACAAAAAGTACTTGGTTACCTTAAGGCACCAAAAGTACTTAGTTAAGCTTAGAAAATGTCATGGTTTGGCTTAAAATTAATTCGGAACACGCATGTGACACTGCACGTCACATTTGATtaaggaaaaacaagaaaaattgGCGTTTactttggttttaaaacagGACTGGAACTCCATTCTcccgggtgaaagtcctgttttatTTACCACCCCAACCTACCCGCTAATGCAGAAATGTGACGCTGGTATACTTCACTTTTCGTCCTGCTTTGCTTCAGTCATAATAACTTCAGACACTAGAGGGCGCCGCCACTAAAAACGTAGATATGAGTCGTAATTGCTGCTTCAACAAACATCCTATGGGAGCGTTTTTTTGGGAACGGACAGTCTTGTTTCACTGTAACATTGTCTTCTTTCAGGTACACTTTTGGCCCTGCTCTCTTCGTGGGCTGGATTGGCGGAGCCATCTTGTTTGTTGGAGGCATCATGATGTGTCTGGCCTGCCGTGGAATGACTCCAGATAGAAACAGAGCGTAGGTTCTATCATCTGACACCTTTTCTGACTTTAACAGTACTGCTGGGATGGCAGAAACTTAAACAGAACATGACTTAGTAACAGAGAAGAGTCAGTTGCTAAATGCAGCAAAGATCTGAAAGAAAGCAGGTGCTAAATGCAAAATACTTGTGCagcttgtactgtatgtccactGCTGTAAAAGGCTTCTGATAAAGGTGAACAAAAATATACAGCACCACTGGGGAATTGTtaggtctttgtaaattagagTGTGGTCCagatctactctatctgtaaagtgtcctgagatagcttctgttatgatttgacccaataaataaaatgtattggatTTCTGTTAAGCTGTGGGGGAGTAAAAATCTTAGTTCTTTTGAAAGTTAAGGACACATACCCAGCAAGATCTAAATGCAAATCATTTGATATGTGtaggttttttcttttctacattttctgtACTAGTACAGTGCCCGCGGAAAATGTGCCTGTATGGAACAGGCGCCTACTTGGCCTGTGgcattgctgcttgtagaattcatcaaaaccaaattgtaccccaaaatgacttacagaagAACCCCCAAACACCTAATAAGCAACTTCACTGTctagcctactactgacttGTAGTGTAGGCTAtttctacatcagaggaagacattgtactactgcatttacctgacagagaatgctgcagattcagaatgtaatcacaaaatatccaATTCAATATCCAACTCCATGTGGAGTAACAAGACATTAGCGTCATGGACTCATGTTGTGCACCACCCACCGTGGCCCCGCGGCTGAGCTGGTGCTATGCCCGTTGGGTCCCAAACAGTTGGtacgctgagagccactgacaaAGCGTCAGTGTTTTACGAGTTCGGAGTGAGAACTTTGTCTTTACGCTATAATTCACTCTGGCATCTTAAAACACGTCAAACTAGACTCTTAATGCTTCAACTCTTAAAGTCCCAAATTGAACATAGATATACTttctatatatattattttatattcttaaGGTACGACGGGATGGCCTACAAAGCTGCTTCTCACCACACTATCTACAAGTCGGACACCAGACCCCGTCCAGCCATCAATGACTCCTACAAGGCCCAGAGTGTGGAGGGAAGGCATTCCAACCAGAGATTTGACTACGTGTAGAATCATTTCTCTACTATAGATACCTCTCTTTTATATTCTATTGCTCTGTGatgatgtttttctcttgtcttttgtCTGCATTCATGAGAAGAGgcactctttctttttttctagtaTAATTTGGCTAAAAAcatttaaggttatttttttattgtgtttttaataacatCACATAATCCTGTTGCATGctgttttttgattttcttttgtgaCGTTTTTGACACATGacacaaaataaagataacaaCAGAGAAATTGCAAACCTGGAGCCGTTTGTACTAGCTTTTTGTACTGTAGGTTTAAATGTAGCCAAGTGTAAACTAATTGGGGATTTATGCATCACTAAATTAAAAAGATTCCCACCAAACAAACTCTTTCTCATTTAGGGATTAGTTGTTAGACCCAGTAACTGCCAGGTGCGGCTGTGGCGTAGCTAACTGAACCAACAACTAAATGACCGTTAACTTGTTAATACAGAACCTATTTAAGTTGAAAAGTGGTAATACGAATACTTTGGTTGATCCATCCTACCTGCATTTAATCAAAAAACtatctaataataatgtaaacttttgtgaaaatacattttacaaaaatgaacCTATCACAGCTAAAATTAGAAATCATTATGCCAATACCAATTAGGCTAGGTTAATCAGATATACTCTAATCGTACGTTAACAAAGACACCCACTTGAGCGTCTAAAGTTACTAATGTTAGTGTTAGTTAGTaatggaagccggcttctctcagctgcaaggagcggcGAATCTGTCGGCGTCGCGTTTTTAGCATGTTGagcgtcaatcagaaagtttaaatattttaactttatggtaatgagctatgcgGCAAGCAGCGGCTTGCGCCAGCCGGCAATCGGTATGTAGTCCTTTGCGCTGGCTGATCCCGGAGAAACATACGATGTAAACTTTCGTTACTACCAAAACATATATTCTGAGGACAAGATCATaatttgtgttgctgtgttacCTATTGTTTATAATATAACGTTGTTTGTACATAGGGACTAGTTAACGTTACCTGTGGGTAACATCGTCTCTAGTGGTCCGCTCACATTCAATCATGCacgggtcactaggttagtctggcgGCTGCTCACTCTGCCTGCACGCCGCTATGGTTCAGCTGCTAATTagcgagctaactgctaacagacgCCGCTGCGACGaattaacaaaacaatttcaGTCATTATAAATGTAAGTTATAAAAGGTTTCTATTGTCAGTGTATTGGCATTGTGTTTCAATAGCTAATAGCTTTTGATTGGACAGGTCTACGGATGTATCATAGCCATTAATTTACAGATTAACGTCTAGACTAGCTATATCATGTCTATGGTGCCACCCAATTTACTAAATCACTGGCTGTTCCTAAGGACTTAGGAACAATTTTAAGCACAAACTTAATGATGGCTATATGAATGGCAACCCCTTGCTGATATCCATGCTGTATTATGAAATATGTTTGCATAGGCTAGGTTTGACTACACtattaaaaaagttgaaaaagctAAAATAGCTATTATAACGTTGGACAGGAATCTCATGTCGCCATTTTTCGTCATAATCAATGCCATTAGTCACCCAatcttttacaaatattttactaGTGACAAAgtgattttgtctcttttggtCCAACGTAAAaagctcaataaaatgttttcaaatgagccttttttcatttactgAAACCTGGTTTTTGGATGAAGTGGTACAAGGTTTGTGAAGACATGCATACACCAACGCATTCTCGTTacaccctttttttttcagaatgtaATTAAAACGTTTtgattattatgttgattatcgTGTTGTTGTTTATTCTATTAGTGTTATCAATAAAAAATGCAGAGGTCATCAGTGTATCCATGGCACTTACCTGTTATCTCCATCCCTCCAGCACCGcgtgataaataaaataattgtcaTATTGTTTCAGAGTAACTGAATAAAGTAAATCATTTCCCTCAAATAGACACTGCATCTTTGATGTAAGCGTTGTTCAATAGTCAGATGATATCTGgactggcctttttttttttttaaatgggagtcTACTTTATTGTAGGAAAGCAGTTAATATACATTTGCTTATATGACATTGTCCATACGTATAGTATTcctaaagtgttttttatattttatagtgaCAAGATAAtaagaaagtgaataaaacaaaaaattattgaaataataccagaacaaaaataatgaaaaaattgataaaaaaagaaaatgttggctCTACAAACTCCTCCTTGTCTTTGACACCAAGGCAACACACTTCCTGTTCCTCCTCTGGGAGGTGTCTTTATTTCCCAGGGAACGGCTAAAAAAGGGTTTAGATGATTTGCAGGAAATCACATTTCTTGATAACATAATTATGCACTTAAAGTGAGTCATTCATTGTTCTAATTAGATTGTAGCAAAGTAATGGCTCTGCACTAAGACAatgacaaacctttttttaagctCCTTTTCTACTTAGTTTTTTGGAAGTGTCGTCCATGTTAAAGGAAGAGTGGCTGTCAGAGAACTATGGGCTGAAATGTGTGCCAAGAGAAACTgaatttaaatcttttattttttaatttgaattgctaaacttgaataattgcattgaataattgaatttgaatcacataatttgaagttgtatatttttttttgaatcattgcattaaaaaactgaatctgaatagtacagtttgaattgaatttattcatttgtaactgaaatccaataaaatacaATCCTTGTGGAAAATTCAACTCTCTATAtatcttcacattcagttctcaaaattcaaattcagttcacaaAATTCCATTTTAAGGtactgtgacagacatccggTTAGTTGAAGGATGAAGGAAGAGCAATCAAGCGCAGATCAATTTGTATCTATCGCGctcccaaatcacccacaatcctatgcgaGCGGCTTTGATGGAgcaaaaaatcatttttatgtacACATCTTTAATGTTTCctgtacatttgttatcactgTTAATTTGTAACATTAAGGTAGATACATCACGTGCTATGCTAATGTAGCTAACGCTATACTAACTGAACCTGTCATTTAACATTAGGCTGTTATAAGGTTTGCTGTCTTTTGTGccatttgtgtttgtaaagtttaaAGTTCCGATGgtattttcatctctttttgcATGCCGTTACTGTATATGCGTAAAGTTAGCAGAGATTTAAAaattggtgttgttggtgtttatCAGTTGTAGCTGAGCATGGGAGGTAAAGCTGCACCTTGTTTATTTTACTAGCAACGTTAAATGAAAGCTAAAAAGTATGAGTAGATTCCTACATAAAAAGTATAACGTAACATTACGTCATGGCATTCATACTAGGGACTAAGGCACAAACGGGGCAGGCAATGAGGATGGAAGCCACACCAGCAAGTTGGCCCTGGATGGTCAACATGGATGAGGCCAATTAGGTCTACAGCAGGCTGACTGCCCTGGTCCAAGAGGACAGACCAGGAGAGCAGGGAGCCATAGGCCAAAAAGAGATGTTGAATAGATTATTTGCTATACTAGAGattggctttaaaaaataaatgcattaaattaACTGATTTGTCTGTGTCTTCAAGTTTTTAggtgtgtatataatataaactgtttttcaaGGTCTATGTTTCATCAAATTTTGACCTGGACACATGAAGTCTCTAACTGAATAATTACATTCAGATGCTACCTATTTTACTACTTAGGTATACAAGCTGTAAAAAGACAAGATATGGGTATCTTCTTGTAGTTATCCAACCTGTCCCGGTAACATTAGGTTAGTCCGGTAGTTATCCAACCTGTCCCGGTAACACTAGGTTAGTCCAATAGTTATCCAACCTGACCTAGCCTCTGAAGGACCTGACCTGGAAGGACCTTTCCTACTcattacagtctatggtcctaCCAAAGAAGGATCCTTGACTTTGAGAAACGTTGTCTATCTATCAAACTGCGCGTGATTGCTCTTCCTTCATCCTGGAAATACCTGGAAATCCATCTTAGtaacttgaaattgaattttgtgaactgaatttgaattgtgagaACTAAATGGATAGAGAGTTGCATTTTTATTgatgatcatattttattggattttatttccaaacaaataaattcaattcaaactaTACTATTCAGATTCATTTTTTCATTgcaatgattcaaattaaacaatacaattacaaattatgtgattcaaatttagtttttcaatgcaattattcaagtttagcaattcaaattcaaatataaatgattcaaattcagtttctgttgacacatatttcagcccatagTGAACACAGTCTAATATCTCCAGTGTGGGTTGTGCATCGAGGGTTTGAGTGAAGCCAGACTGGTGTAACACTTCCGTACAAgttcttttgttattttcttagTCTCATTTTTCctaaccttcctccacagagctgctaaGGAAGGTCTGGGATGgaaaaaaatgtgctctggtttattggcatttctttaaaccaatcactatttccctctgaaatgtggCAGAATTGAAGTTgtaagtggcatgaaaagaaaagactaaagaGTAAAGTTCAAAGACctcacatttgtacttaagttcagtacttagttacattccaccactgttaaCGGTGGACTACTAGTTACAGTACATCTTTTCATCAACTTACcatatttgtattgtttcttAAACCTAACCCAGCTGTCTTTTATGTTAATGTGTATCCTAAATCAGGTATTaactttacaaacaaaaatgcaataGGTTGATAATAAATTTGACTTTCACACCTCAAAAACATAAGATTTTGGGTGGTTTTTAATGGTCTCTTCTGTCATACAAGTAATGATTGAATCATCACTTAGCCGTGATGACACTCCTTTTAGCTCAATAACAAAGTGGGTACAATAGCGATCATATGTTCAATTGCCTTTAAATGTTCTTGGcttctttaaaaatgatcaGTTTAAAAATTTTagtaaaaatgtatgatttgGAAAGATGGTGCCAAAAAGAGATTCAGCGTCCTATGCAGCTACTAATTGTAGACACATGTACTGATCTTGTTTTCTATTTGGCCTCCATGGAGATTTAACTATATCTGAGTTTGCCACTTTTAGTTCCATTTTCCTccgataaaaaaataaatgtttcctgGTGAGGTTTTTGACAGATTTGGATTATGGCGACAACAAGTATATTCTCATCCTTGGAACTCTGGC
This sequence is a window from Etheostoma cragini isolate CJK2018 chromosome 9, CSU_Ecrag_1.0, whole genome shotgun sequence. Protein-coding genes within it:
- the LOC117950278 gene encoding claudin-18-like — protein: MAATLCQVMGLLLSLLGVAGIIAATGMDQWATEDLFDNPVTAIFSYSGLWNSCVRQSSGFTECRPYFTILGLPALLQAVRALMIVGIVLGAIGCLIAIFSMKCLKMGNMEDNIKATMTLTSGIMFLLAGVCGIAGVSAFANLIVQSFRFTTYADGGFSSFGGAGIGGLSGNLTPRYTFGPALFVGWIGGAILFVGGIMMCLACRGMTPDRNRAYDGMAYKAASHHTIYKSDTRPRPAINDSYKAQSVEGRHSNQRFDYV